A window of the Trichoderma asperellum chromosome 4, complete sequence genome harbors these coding sequences:
- a CDS encoding uncharacterized protein (EggNog:ENOG41), whose translation MNLADLLPRSDEEKFLGSEYSERLEKFKPIIIQLYMGNYGPGGKRMTKRQITEFMKDKYAFHLAVNQLEYNLREKWKVRRRILNREKDDVTTALGKRARTGASTSDATLQEGKPLDTKQLKRHLQDKIRRFVVEPMVPGVLSAWNLPYAALIKSIVRQADKPSPFGDLSNTPGYITIKSPRDAIAVSPTAVPSPSTQLVQQTWTYNQSNLFLQGRFQELFINCKREDRIALTNYFHEFWIHTFVTAKYWGRGPLFWTKDMVSAMTDTSFANSGLTPVSPADRPTPLSSISHDGALLQPEQYCRWVIHVTEEHAVPGLWEDYQPPSNFDQNSWMPWPSGHQANRPLTHLMHESLTKSDFTSLSPDNLPISSSLISESISNDPRPLQLESFKFAIMAGNLELVESILGKARQEKDLNRYFMEIYPYHLAATYLDGGNTCCSLLAIIIRHFSGRYAIARNNEDSMGHTVFDCLIISILRSHTNVAPRDVSSGFVDMKRYPGEEKDVCGRWDADSPIIRQLFQRGSYRIPFGWKHPFCHSSVQAVCHNLIAIFFPGNYNPHIRHPSGLFVRLCGNCASGVQGETLFGAVAVLVCLLRLGANIHDKTQVSIDDILGDSSADVCRHASMDADEFMQTIPLETIDLWRPECRTAWSCMLGIFRLAKSGKLHHINKSPPQNSEINEASNDEDDDEDEDECQLFEEHSNDSNFPCGNRQLGLIWAVTQAEMLTYRRILGVDPWISDNFSMDALRQWLDGESEEVQMPLVREEMLQNTTPCGWFVNHHFPFATATSATKQHIMNMDVYHRTSFHSVPDLGDIIYSKKDEERFGTLN comes from the exons ATGAATCTTGCCGACTTGCTTCCTCGCTCTGATGAGGAAAAATTCCTTGGCTCGGAATATTCTGAGAGGCTAGAAAAGTTCAAGCCGATTATTATTCAGTTGTACATGGGAAACTACGGCCCCGGGGGAAAGCGTATGACAAAGCGCCAAATAACTGAGTTTATGAAAGATAAATATGCTTTTCATTTGGC GGTGAACCAACTCGAGTATAACCTCCGAGAAAAATGGAAGGTGCGCAGGCGCATCCTGAATCGCGAGAAGGACGATGTCACCACTGCTCTTGGTAAGCGGGCTCGCACTGGAGCAAGCACCTCAGACGCAACGCTTCAAGAAGGCAAGCCGTTGGACACGAAACAGCTTAAGAGACATCTCCAAGATAAAATTCGCCGCTTCGTGGTGGAACCAATGGTGCCAGGAGT GCTGAGCGCTTGGAATCTTCCTTATGCTGCTCTTATCAAATCAATTGTCCGACAGGCAGATAAGCCCTCGCCATTTGGAGATCTATCTAATACGCCAGGTTATATAACGATCAAAAGCCCAAGAGATGCTATCGCTGTGTCCCCAACAGCCGTTCCGTCACCATCTACGCAACTTGTTCAACAGACATGGACATATAATCAGTCAAACTTGTTCTTGCAAGGACGTTTTCAGgaactttttataaactgCAAGAGAGAAGATCGGAT tgcTTTGACAAACTATTTCCACGAATTTTGGATTCATACGTTCGTTACGGCCAAATACTGGGGGCGAGGCCCTTTATTTTGGACGAAGGATATGGTATCTGCCATGACTGATACTTCGTTTGCGAACTCTGGTTTAACGCCTGTGTCTCCGGCAGACCGCCCTACTCCACTGTCCTCAATATCTCATGATGGAGCACTTCTTCAGCCCGAACAATATTGTCGATGGGTTATCCACGTCACTGAAGAACATGCCGTGCCGGGCCTTTGGGAGGATTATCAACCACCAAGTAATTTCGACCAGAACTCATGGATGCCGTGGCCATCAGGGCACCAAGCAAACCGGCCTCTTACGCATTTGATGCATGAGTCATTGACTAAGAGTGATTTCACGTCTTTGTCTCCTGACAACTTGCCAATTTCCAGTTCATTAATTAGCGAATCGATAAGCAACGACCCAAGACCACTACAGCTAGAATCTTTCAAAttcgccatcatggcggGTAATTTGGAGCTCGTAGAATCAATTCTTGGGAAAGCACGGCAGGAGAAAGACCTTAATAGGTATTTCATGGAAATTTACCCCTATCATCTCGCGGCCACCTACTTGGACGGCGGCAATACGTGCTGCTCTCTACTCGCTATAATCATAAGGCATTTCAGCGGCCGATATGCTATCGCTCGCAATAACGAAGACAGTATGGGGCATACTGTATTTGattgtttaataatatccaTCCTACGCTCTCACACCAACGTCGCGCCAAGGGATGTCAGCTCTGGCTTTGTCGATATGAAAAGGTAtcctggagaagaaaaggacgTGTGTGGCAGGTGGGATGCAGATTCTCCAATAATTCGCCAGCTATTCCAACGAGGTAGCTACCGTATTCCGTTTGGCTGGAAGCATCCCTTTTGCCATAGCTCCGTTCAAGCGGTTTGCCATAATCTCATAGCCATTTTTTTCCCCGGCAACTATAACCCTCACATTCGTCACCCCAGTGGGCTATTTGTCCGGCTCTGCGGCAATTGTG CGTCGGGCGTCCAAGGAGAAACTCTATTCGGTGCTGTCGCGGTACTTGTGTGTCTACTAAGACTAGGAGCAAATATCCATGATAAAACTCAAGTATCAATCGATGATATCTTAGGAGATTCATCTGCTGATGTATGCCGTCATGCATCTATGGACGCTGATGAATTTATGCAAACCATTCCGCTCGAGACTATCGATCTCTGGAGACCAGAGTGTCGGACAGCATGGAGTTGTATGCTTGGGATTTTTCGGTTAGCTAAATCTGGCAAACTTCACCATATAAACAAGTCTCCCCCGCAAAACTCTGAAATCAACGA AGCTTccaatgacgaagatgatgacgaagatgaagacgaatgTCAATTATTCGAAGAGCATTCCAATGATTCAAATTTCCCATGTGGAAATCGTCAGCTCGGGCTTATATGGGCAGTCACTCAAGCTGAGATGCTTACTTACCGAAGAATTCTCGGCGTCGACCCCTGGATTTCCGACAATTTTTCCATGGACGCGTTGAGGCAGTGGCTGGACGGCGAATCAGAGGAGGTCCAGATGCCCTTGGTGCGGGAAGAAATGCTGCAGAACACTACTCCTTGTGGTTGGTTTGTCAACCACCATTTCCCCTTTGCAACCGCAACAAGTGCGACAAAACAGCACATCATGAACATGGATGTATATCATCGGACATCATTTCACAGTGTGCCTGATTTGGGTGACataatatatagcaaaaaAGATGAGGAGCGCTTCGGCACGTTGAATTGA